A stretch of the Perca flavescens isolate YP-PL-M2 chromosome 10, PFLA_1.0, whole genome shotgun sequence genome encodes the following:
- the eif1ad gene encoding putative RNA-binding protein EIF1AD, which translates to MMSQATKRKHVVKEVYGDFVTPTENQQIVKVTGSRGNNLHEAVTAQGVTFLVSMPTKFRKNLWIKRGDYVIVDPIKEGEKVKAEISFILYKDHIQNLQKLHLWPEGFTEEPPEQDKNDKLQDKDKETEEKDEEFSDSEDDESDIFVNTNRCNYHYSESEEEDSEEEDKEKRTENGS; encoded by the exons ATGATGTCACAGGCCACCAAACGCAAACACGTTGTCAAGGAGGTTTATGGAGACTTTGTCACGCCCACAGAAAACCAGCAGATTGTAAAG GTTACTGGTAGCCGTGGTAACAACCTCCATGAAGCTGTCACGGCCCAGGGTGTGACTTTCCTGGTGAGCATGCCCACCAAGTTCCGCAAGAACCTCTGGATCAAGAGAG GTGACTATGTGATTGTGGATCCCATTAAGGAAGGAGAGAAGGTGAAGGCAGAGATCAGCTTCATTCTCTACAAAGATCACATTCAGAACCTGCAAAAACTACACCTCTG GCCAGAGGGGTTTACGGAGGAGCCGCCAGAGCAGGACAAGAACGACAAACTGCAGGATAAGGACAAGGAGACGGAGGAGAAAGACGAGGAATTCAGTGACTCTGAAGATGATGAAAGCGACATCTTTGTAAACACCAACCGCTGTAACTACCATTACAGTGAgagtgaggaggaggacagTGAGGAAGAAGACAAAGAGAAAAGGACAGAAAATGGTTCATAG